From one Oculatellaceae cyanobacterium genomic stretch:
- a CDS encoding TMEM14 family protein: MNNLLQIAYWFILIYATLTALGGVMGYMKAKSKVSLIMGLVSGAVLFVAWWICGQTPVLGMGLAASIALFLLIVFVNRFIRTRALMPAGLMTILSVCTTVLFSVAWLSSSGYL, from the coding sequence ATGAACAATTTATTGCAAATTGCTTACTGGTTCATTCTAATCTATGCAACCCTAACTGCACTCGGTGGCGTTATGGGATATATGAAAGCTAAAAGTAAAGTATCGCTAATTATGGGTTTGGTTAGTGGTGCAGTTTTATTTGTTGCTTGGTGGATTTGCGGGCAAACACCTGTATTAGGAATGGGATTAGCTGCATCAATTGCATTATTTTTATTGATTGTTTTTGTAAATCGCTTTATCCGCACTCGTGCTTTGATGCCAGCCGGATTAATGACGATTTTATCAGTTTGTACAACAGTACTATTTTCTGTGGCTTGGCTATCAAGCAGTGGATACTTATAA
- a CDS encoding S9 family peptidase, translating to MNQPQIAPYGSWKSPITSDLIVSATIGLGTVVLDGDDIYWIEMRPQEGGRNVLVRRTPDHQVTDVTVAPFNVRTRVNEYGGGSFLVNQGTVYFCNFADQHLYRQTLNAEPQQLSQGQPGGDLRYADIIIDPLRDRLICVREDHTGGGHEPVNTLVSISLPDGNTQILVSGSEFYSSPRISPDGTKLAWLSWNHPNMPWDGTELWVSEITADGSLNTPQLVAGGVDESIFQPEWSPDNVLYFVSDRTGWWNFYRWQNGNAELLCEMQAEFGLPQWVFGMSTYSFESANRIICTYTQNGIWYLASLDTTTKQLQQIETPYTEISSLKTAPGRVVFSGASPTQSTAIVELNLSSGELQVLRRSSEMEIDPGYISQPQPIEFPTENGLTAYAFFYPPKNQDYNAPTGEKPPVLVKSHGGPTAATSSQLNLRIQYWTSRGFAFLDVNYGGSTGYGREYHQRLDGKWGIVDVDDCANAARYLAGQGLVDGERMAIAGGSAGGYTTLCALTFRDVFKAGASYYGVSDLEALAKDTHKFEARYLDRLIGAYPEEKEIYIERSPIHFTDKLSCPVIFFQGLEDKVVPPNQAEMMVEALKAKGLPVAYVPFEGEQHGFRRAENIKRAIDGEFYFYSRVFGFEPAEDLEPVEIDNL from the coding sequence ATGAATCAACCACAAATAGCACCATACGGATCTTGGAAATCTCCTATTACATCAGATTTAATTGTCTCTGCAACAATAGGTTTAGGGACAGTTGTTCTTGATGGCGATGATATCTACTGGATTGAAATGCGACCGCAAGAAGGCGGGCGGAATGTACTTGTTAGGCGTACCCCAGATCATCAAGTTACTGATGTTACGGTTGCGCCTTTTAATGTTCGCACTCGCGTAAATGAATACGGTGGCGGTTCTTTTTTGGTAAATCAGGGTACAGTGTATTTTTGCAATTTTGCAGATCAGCATCTCTACCGTCAAACCTTAAATGCTGAACCGCAACAACTTTCTCAAGGGCAGCCAGGGGGAGATCTGCGCTATGCAGATATAATTATAGATCCTCTGCGCGATCGCTTAATTTGTGTACGCGAAGATCATACAGGAGGCGGTCACGAACCAGTAAATACATTAGTTAGTATCAGTTTGCCAGATGGAAACACTCAAATCTTGGTTTCTGGTAGCGAATTTTACTCTTCACCACGTATCAGTCCCGACGGTACAAAATTAGCATGGCTGAGTTGGAACCATCCAAATATGCCTTGGGATGGTACAGAATTATGGGTTAGTGAAATAACAGCAGATGGTTCTTTAAATACACCTCAGTTAGTTGCTGGTGGCGTTGATGAATCTATATTTCAGCCTGAGTGGTCGCCAGATAACGTTTTATACTTTGTTTCAGATCGTACTGGTTGGTGGAACTTCTATCGCTGGCAAAATGGTAATGCTGAATTACTGTGTGAAATGCAGGCTGAATTTGGACTTCCTCAATGGGTTTTTGGAATGTCTACATATAGCTTTGAGTCTGCTAATCGCATTATCTGCACTTACACCCAAAATGGTATTTGGTATTTAGCCAGTTTAGATACAACTACTAAACAGCTACAACAAATAGAAACTCCTTACACTGAAATTTCTTCACTCAAAACAGCGCCAGGTCGTGTTGTATTTAGTGGCGCTTCACCCACACAATCAACAGCTATTGTAGAGTTAAATTTATCCAGTGGCGAGTTGCAAGTTTTACGGCGGTCAAGTGAGATGGAAATTGACCCTGGCTATATTTCCCAACCGCAACCAATTGAATTTCCGACAGAAAATGGCTTAACTGCATACGCCTTTTTCTATCCACCCAAAAACCAGGACTATAACGCACCTACTGGAGAAAAACCGCCAGTTTTAGTCAAAAGTCATGGTGGCCCAACAGCAGCAACATCTAGTCAGTTAAACTTGCGGATTCAATATTGGACAAGTCGCGGTTTTGCTTTCTTAGATGTAAATTATGGAGGGAGTACAGGTTATGGACGAGAATATCATCAACGCTTAGATGGTAAGTGGGGTATTGTCGATGTTGATGATTGTGCAAATGCGGCGCGTTATCTTGCTGGCCAAGGTTTAGTTGATGGTGAGAGAATGGCGATCGCAGGTGGTAGTGCAGGCGGTTATACTACCCTTTGCGCCCTCACATTCCGCGACGTATTCAAAGCAGGTGCTAGTTATTACGGCGTTAGTGATTTAGAAGCTTTAGCTAAAGATACCCACAAATTTGAAGCGCGTTATCTGGATAGATTAATCGGTGCTTATCCAGAAGAGAAAGAGATTTATATAGAGCGATCGCCTATTCATTTTACTGATAAACTATCTTGTCCCGTAATCTTCTTTCAAGGACTTGAAGATAAAGTTGTCCCACCAAACCAAGCAGAAATGATGGTGGAAGCATTAAAAGCAAAAGGTTTACCTGTCGCTTATGTCCCCTTTGAAGGAGAACAACACGGTTTCCGTCGCGCTGAAAATATTAAACGCGCTATTGATGGCGAATTTTATTTCTACTCGCGGGTATTTGGTTTTGAACCAGCCGAAGATTTAGAACCAGTAGAAATAGACAACCTTTAA
- the scpB gene encoding SMC-Scp complex subunit ScpB — translation MPLASQIEAILYLKGQPLDITAIAEFAGCDRETAEDAIIELMADYAHRDSALEVVETQSGYCLQLRSSFQHLLQTMVPAELGTGALRTLAAIALKGTISQTELVDLRGSGAYQHVQELVEMGFVRKRRQPGGRSYVLQVTDKFHQRFELEQLLPSIEQPSQS, via the coding sequence ATGCCTCTAGCAAGTCAAATTGAAGCCATTCTTTATTTAAAGGGACAACCCCTCGACATCACAGCAATTGCTGAGTTTGCGGGATGCGATCGCGAAACTGCCGAAGACGCTATCATTGAACTAATGGCAGACTACGCTCATCGAGATAGTGCCTTAGAAGTAGTGGAAACACAATCTGGCTACTGTTTGCAGCTTAGATCATCGTTTCAACACTTACTACAAACAATGGTTCCTGCGGAGTTGGGTACAGGTGCATTACGAACTTTAGCTGCGATCGCTCTCAAAGGTACAATTAGCCAAACAGAACTTGTTGATTTACGCGGTAGCGGTGCTTATCAGCACGTCCAAGAACTTGTAGAAATGGGATTTGTCCGTAAACGTCGGCAACCAGGCGGGCGGTCTTATGTTCTACAAGTAACTGACAAATTCCACCAACGCTTTGAATTAGAACAACTACTGCCATCCATAGAGCAACCATCCCAATCTTAA
- a CDS encoding TIGR02450 family Trp-rich protein, producing MPKKQKFPYLINSKWTAKQKTWGWRHFQVVNRKNEGKWVFAEMVAACDPNVRFWINAKSLKDLNQWQAGWQSLQELQETNDSDLEMELVFY from the coding sequence ATGCCCAAAAAACAAAAATTTCCCTATTTAATTAATTCTAAATGGACTGCTAAACAAAAAACTTGGGGTTGGAGACACTTTCAAGTTGTTAACCGCAAAAACGAAGGCAAGTGGGTATTTGCGGAAATGGTGGCAGCTTGCGATCCTAATGTGCGTTTTTGGATCAATGCTAAATCGCTTAAGGATCTTAATCAATGGCAAGCTGGTTGGCAGTCATTACAAGAATTGCAAGAAACTAATGATTCAGATCTAGAAATGGAGCTAGTTTTTTATTAA
- a CDS encoding iron-containing redox enzyme family protein: protein MLTNIVEFPNTRFEVNSRQAHQLTAINYHQAEQQFIELLELPDLDRKVIAKPEIVSEFESAIAYAIKTAYKETNSDDAAHLFLQRVLYRINRLNLFWFDDLRRYTNERSNYLKVIRDHIEEAWQEWELAHFDLEELQQANVKQAITERGAADLDPPLSDDSRYLREQMTEAGYRRVLAIGSFDGLVEGSRLSRILGGAANDIQCMLTRVLMEEYGNGRLSRKHSTYFAQMLTEFGMNTEPEGYMDLVPWEVLASANHNFLMTECKRYYLRYNGGLTYFEVAGPAAYRNYLAAAQNLGLSEAAMGYWELHIREDERHGRWMLDDVALPLADMYPEQAWELLLGYDQEKLMGDRAGAAIVRSAREAEQAESSSIKADKQSKVLLS from the coding sequence ATGCTTACTAACATAGTTGAGTTTCCTAACACTAGATTCGAGGTAAATAGTAGACAAGCTCATCAGCTAACAGCCATTAACTATCATCAGGCTGAACAGCAATTTATTGAATTGCTGGAATTACCAGATTTAGATCGCAAAGTAATTGCAAAGCCAGAGATTGTCAGTGAATTTGAAAGCGCGATCGCATACGCGATTAAAACAGCTTACAAAGAAACAAACAGCGATGATGCCGCGCATTTATTTCTACAAAGAGTGCTTTATCGGATTAATCGCTTAAACTTATTTTGGTTTGATGATCTGCGACGCTATACTAACGAACGTTCCAACTATTTAAAAGTCATCCGCGATCACATTGAGGAAGCTTGGCAGGAGTGGGAGTTAGCACATTTCGATCTAGAAGAACTGCAACAAGCTAATGTTAAACAAGCAATAACTGAACGTGGTGCTGCTGATCTCGATCCACCTTTAAGTGATGATAGCCGTTACTTACGAGAACAAATGACCGAAGCTGGTTATCGTCGCGTACTAGCAATTGGTTCTTTTGATGGCTTAGTTGAAGGTAGTCGCCTTTCTCGTATCTTAGGTGGTGCAGCTAATGATATCCAGTGTATGTTGACGCGGGTGCTAATGGAAGAGTATGGCAATGGTCGTCTTTCCCGCAAGCATTCTACCTATTTTGCTCAAATGCTGACTGAGTTTGGAATGAACACCGAACCAGAAGGCTACATGGATTTAGTACCTTGGGAAGTCTTAGCTTCTGCCAATCATAACTTCTTGATGACTGAGTGCAAACGCTATTACTTACGCTACAACGGTGGACTGACATATTTTGAAGTCGCGGGGCCTGCTGCATATAGAAATTATCTCGCAGCAGCGCAGAATTTAGGATTATCAGAAGCAGCAATGGGTTATTGGGAGTTGCATATCAGAGAAGATGAGCGTCACGGTCGCTGGATGTTGGATGATGTAGCTTTACCCTTGGCAGATATGTATCCTGAGCAGGCGTGGGAACTGTTACTGGGGTACGATCAAGAAAAGCTAATGGGCGATCGCGCAGGTGCAGCAATCGTGCGATCGGCACGGGAAGCTGAACAAGCTGAATCTTCATCTATTAAAGCGGACAAACAATCAAAAGTTTTGCTTTCATAG
- a CDS encoding DUF760 domain-containing protein codes for MAFNHEFSNAQTEEAQANQLLKYLQHQPPEVLERVAKSASPQIKQIISHNVQGLVGMLPSENFNVQITTDRENLAGMLASAMMTGYFLRQMEHRMELEQTLMGSLSLSNKPANGENSDSSKQSD; via the coding sequence ATGGCATTTAACCACGAATTCTCCAACGCCCAGACTGAAGAAGCACAAGCAAACCAACTTCTCAAATATCTTCAACATCAACCCCCGGAAGTCTTAGAGCGGGTTGCTAAATCTGCTAGTCCTCAAATTAAACAAATTATCTCCCATAACGTTCAAGGTTTAGTTGGTATGTTACCATCCGAAAACTTTAACGTGCAAATTACTACAGATAGAGAAAACTTAGCTGGTATGCTTGCTTCAGCCATGATGACTGGCTATTTCCTGCGCCAAATGGAACATCGCATGGAGTTGGAGCAAACCTTAATGGGATCACTATCCTTATCTAACAAACCTGCTAATGGTGAAAATTCAGATTCCTCTAAACAATCTGACTGA
- a CDS encoding rhomboid family intramembrane serine protease produces the protein MSRDDSKAIARELKSHATILGGAIAIMWILEIVDIFFLRGRLNAYGIRPHSIIGLRGILFAPFLHGGLGHLIANTIPFLTLGWLIMLRETSDFFIVTAITMIVSGLGVWLFGNPYSLHIGASGVIFGYLGFLLLRGYFERSFIAISLSLIVGFFYGGVIWGILPTQPGVSWEGHLFGFIGGILAARLLPRRKKTS, from the coding sequence GTGAGTAGAGATGATTCAAAAGCGATCGCCCGTGAATTAAAAAGCCATGCCACAATCTTAGGTGGTGCGATCGCCATCATGTGGATACTAGAAATTGTGGATATTTTCTTCCTTAGAGGGAGACTTAATGCCTACGGTATTCGCCCTCACAGCATCATTGGGCTAAGAGGAATACTGTTTGCGCCATTCCTTCATGGAGGTTTGGGTCATCTAATTGCTAACACCATACCTTTCCTCACCCTTGGCTGGTTAATTATGTTACGAGAAACCAGCGACTTTTTTATTGTCACAGCCATAACAATGATTGTTAGTGGTTTAGGCGTATGGCTATTTGGAAACCCCTACTCTCTCCATATTGGCGCAAGTGGTGTAATTTTTGGTTATCTAGGCTTTCTGTTACTACGTGGCTACTTTGAACGCAGTTTTATAGCAATTTCATTGTCCCTCATTGTCGGATTCTTCTATGGTGGTGTTATTTGGGGAATTCTACCAACTCAGCCAGGAGTATCTTGGGAAGGGCATTTATTTGGATTTATTGGTGGCATACTAGCTGCACGTCTGCTTCCACGACGTAAAAAAACTTCGTAG
- a CDS encoding methyltransferase, with protein sequence MVTSAKLLKDVFFCPEESNFYSHCLETLVLSNCSSSEVIIEFGSGDGSPVINCLIKSEFDGTIYGYELNNLAWRLAQSTIKEHQLDQRYVVSNGSFFELPKPEAKYLISNPPYLPALDNNIIQPLLHGGVDGSEISRKLLSLNYQNVLLLVASYSNPKGLIKYAKSQGYSVANFIVYPVPFGYYSSESKVKDTIKELRQKDMAFYSENMYLLAGALFTKQHQATGDLSPELIQLMTCL encoded by the coding sequence ATGGTTACTTCAGCAAAACTGTTAAAAGATGTTTTTTTCTGCCCTGAAGAATCTAATTTTTATTCACACTGCTTAGAAACATTAGTATTAAGTAATTGTAGTAGTTCTGAAGTAATCATTGAATTTGGCTCAGGGGATGGCAGCCCAGTAATTAACTGTTTGATAAAATCTGAATTTGATGGAACTATATATGGATACGAATTAAATAATTTAGCATGGCGTTTGGCACAATCTACGATTAAAGAACATCAATTAGATCAGAGATATGTAGTTTCTAACGGTTCTTTTTTTGAACTACCTAAGCCTGAAGCAAAATATTTAATATCAAATCCTCCCTACCTACCTGCCTTGGACAATAATATTATTCAGCCTTTGTTACATGGCGGGGTAGATGGTAGCGAAATTTCTAGAAAACTGCTATCCCTAAATTATCAAAATGTACTGCTTTTAGTTGCTAGCTACTCTAATCCCAAAGGGTTAATTAAATATGCTAAGTCACAAGGATACTCGGTTGCTAATTTTATAGTTTATCCTGTTCCCTTTGGCTACTACAGTTCAGAATCAAAAGTCAAAGATACGATCAAAGAACTCAGACAGAAAGATATGGCTTTTTATTCAGAGAATATGTATTTATTAGCAGGGGCATTATTTACTAAGCAACATCAAGCTACAGGAGATTTATCTCCCGAATTGATTCAATTAATGACCTGTTTATGA